The following nucleotide sequence is from Burkholderia gladioli.
TGTGGGCCTGTCGAAGAACGGCATCGGCTCGCTGACCTTCGGTCGCCAGTACACGTTCTCCACCGACGTGCTCGGCAACCAGTATTCGGCCGGCACCAACACCGTCGCGGGCAACTACGCGTACCACATCAACGACTTCGACCAACTGGTGAACAGCCGCATCAACAACGCGGTCAAGTTCTCGTCGGCGAACTTCTCGGGCGTCACCTTCGGTGCCCTGTACGGCTTCTCGAACCAGGCCGGCGCGTTCAGCGGCTCGGCGCCGGTGAACGGCTCGACCGGTTCCTCGCGTGCCTACAGCTTCGGCCTGAACTACGCGGCGGGCGCCTTCTCGATCGGCGCGGCCTACACCGACATCAGCTACCCGAGCGCCGAAGTCCCGGCCTTCCCGACCTCGATCGCCAACGTGGCGGCGGGCGGCACCGGCGGCGGCAAGGACCTGCGCACCTTCGGCGTCGGCACGCGCTACCAGCTCGCCAACGCGGCCCTGTTCGCGCTGTACACGAACACCCGCATCGAGGCGCTGAACGGCGCGACCACGGCGCTCGACGCGGTGGACGTGGGCGGCCGCTACAACTTCACGCCGGCTCTCGCGGGCGGCCTGGCCTATACCTACACGCGCATGCACGACGCGTTCGGCGGCCACTGGAACCAGGTCGACGCGAGCCTCGATTACGCGCTCTCCAAGCGCACCGACGTCTACCTGCTGGCGATCTACCAGAAGGCTTCGGGCCGCAACGGCGCGCAGGACGTGCAGGCGCAGATCGGCTCGAGCACGGCCTTCTTCGGCCCGTCGGGCAACGGCACCAGCAACCAGGTGGCCGCGCGCGTGGGTATCCGCCACAAGTTCTGATGTCCTGATCGATATCGCTTCGGAGGGGCCGCTCGCGGCCTGTCCGGAACGAGACAGCGCCGGTCCCGCGCAAGCGGGCCGGCGCTTTTTCATTGGCGTGGCGATATCAGCGCGGCTGGGCTTCGACGGGCGCCACCACGTCCGCCTGCGCAAGCTCGGGCGGGTTTGCCGCCTTGGCCTCGGCCTGGCCCTGGCCTGGCTCGACGCGCGGCCCCAGTTCGCCTTCCCACTTCGCCAGCACGGCGGTGGCGATGCTGTTGCCGAGCACGTTGGTGGCGGTGCGCCCCATGTCGAAGAACTGGTCGATGCCCATCACCAGCAGCAAGCCCGCCTCGGGCAGGTGGAACATCGGCAGGATCGCCGCGACCACCACCAGCGAGCCGCGCGGCACGGCGGCCATGCCCTTGCTGCTGATCATCAGGATCAGCAGCATCGAGACCTGCTGGCCCAGCGACATCGGCACGTTGAAAGCCTGCGCCACGAAGATCGCCGCGAAGGATTGATACACCATCGAGCCGTCTAGGTTGAAGGAGTAACCGAGCGGCAGCACGAAGCCGACCAGCCGCTTGCGGATGCCGAAGCGCTGCAGCACCTCGATCAGCTTCGGGTAGGCCGCCTCGCTGCTGGCGGTGGAGAAGGCGATCATCACCGGCTCGCGGATCGACACGGCCAGCTCGCGCATGCGCGGGCCCAGGCAGGCGCGGCCGATCGCGTACAGCGCGAGCCACAGCGCGGCGAGCGCGACATAGAACCAGCCGATCAGCTTGCCGTAGGTGAGGATCACCGCCAGCCCCTGCACCGTCACCACGCCCGCGATGGCCGCGAAGATGCCGAGCGGCGCGAAGCCCATCACGGCATGGGTGGCCAGCAGCATCACCTCCACCAACCCGTCGATGGCGCCTTTCAGGAAGCGCCCGGGCTCGCCGCGCAGCTTGCCCAGCGCGATGCCGAAGAAGGCCGAGAACACCAGGATCTGCATGATCTCGTTGTTCGCCATCGCCTCGGTGATGCTGCGCGGGAACAGATGCGTGAGGAAGTCCTTCAGGTTCAGCGCGTCCGTCTTCAGGTGGGTGGACTGGCTCGCGGCGGGCAGCGCGATGTCCAGATGCGCGCCCGGCTGCGCGAGATTGACGAAGGCCAGGCCCAGCGCCAGCGAGACCAGCGAGGCGCAGGCGAACCAGCCGATCGCGCGCAGGCCGATGCGGCCGATCGTGCCGGTGTTGTCCATGCTGGCGATGCCCGACACCAGGGTGGCGAACACCAGCGGCGCGATGATCATCTTGATCAGCCGCAGGAAGATGTCGGTGACGATCGCGAAGTTCGCGGCGATCGCGTTGGCCTCGGCGGCACTGCCCGCGGCCAGGTGGCAGGCATAACCGACCGCGACGCCGAGCGCCATCGCGAGCAGGATCCAGCGGGTGAGCTTGCGTTGCGGATTCATCTCGGGACTCCTGATTGACGGGGCTCAGGCGGGACGCGCCAGCGCGACGGCCTCGACCTCGACGGCCGCGCCGTAGTGCAGCTCGCTCACGCCGGCCACCGCGCGCGCCGGGCGATGCGCGCCGATCCACTCGGCGTAGAGGCGGTTGAAGACCGGCCACATGGCGATATCGGTGACGTAGACACGCACCTGCACCAGTGCCGCACGCGTCACGCCGGCTTGCGCCAGGCAGCCGTCGAGATTGGCGAGCACCTGGCGGACCTGTTCCTCGAAGGGGCGCGCGGCGAGCGGCTCGCCGGCCGCCGACACGGGCAACTGGCCCGAGACGTGGACCAGGCCGGCGGCCACGCAGACATGCGAGTAATGGCCGGCGGGCGGCGCGATGCGCGCGCAATTGGCGGTGAGGATCGGCAGGGCCGTATCGAGTTCGGACATGTTGGGGACTCCGGAGGAATGGACGGGCGGCGGCGAACGGATTCGCGAACTGGACGAAATATACAATAATAGAAAAAATGTACAATAGCGGGAATGACCGATTGCCGGTCGGTAACGGGCGCGCCAGGATGGCGTGCCCCCGCGCGAACGAAACATGGATGAGGAAGGAGCCCGACGATGAGAAACCAGGCCGAATTGCTGCTGCTCGACAAGAACGTGGTGGAGCGCCTGCTGACGCCCGATGACGTGCTGGCCGCCGTCGAGACCGCCTTCGACCTGCACCGGCGCGGCGCCGGGCGGGTGTTTCCGGTGATCCGCGAGCCGCTGGCCGGCGGCGGCGTGTTCGGCATCAAGGCCGGCGACGTGCCCGACGAGGCGCTGCTCGGCTTCAAGGCGGCCGGCTTCTGGCCCGCCAATCGCGGCCTGGGCGGTGAGCCGCACCAGGCCACCGTGATGCTGGTCGATCCGGCCACCGGGCGGCCGCGCTGCGTGATCGACGGCAATGCGATCACCACCATGCGCACCGGCGCGGCGGGCGCGCTCGGCCTGCGCGCGCTGGCGCGGCCCGACAGCCGCCGGCTGTGCGTGTTCGGCACCGGCGTGCAGGCGGGCGTGCAGCTGGATTTCGCGCTGAGGCTGCTGCCTTCGATCGATTCGGTGGTCTATCTGACGGCTACGCGCGAGCCCGATCCGGCCTTCGAGGCGCGCTTCGGCGCGCGCTGCGCGATCTCGGCGGCGCGCGACGCCGATGCGGCGGTGGCCGGCAGCGATATCGTGATCACGGCCACGCCGGGCGGCGGCGCGCTGTTCGGGCTGGAGGCGGTGGGGCCCGGCACGCACCTGAACGCGGTCGGCGCCGATACCAAGGGCAAGCGCGAGCTGCCGGCGGGTTTGCTCGACCGCGCGCGGCTGGTGGTCGACGATCGCGCGCAGGCGCGCCAGATCGGCGAGGCGCAATGGGCGCCCGAGCGCGAGTGCGCCGAACTCGGTGAACTGCTGGCCGCGCCCGGGGCCTTCCCGCGCGGCGCCGACGAGATCACCGTATTCGACATGACGGGCCTGGCGCTGCAGGACCTGACCGTGGCGCGCATGCTGCTCGAGCGCGCCGAACAGGCGCGGCTCGGCACGCGCGTGGCCTGGCCCTGGTGAGGCGGGAGGTGCTCGGCCGCGCTTACCAGCCGTAGAAGCGCGGCCAGGTCTGCACCGAGCCGTCGGCCGCGATCGCCTGGTACTCGGGATGCTGGGCGCCGGTGGCGCAGGCGTGGTTAGGCAGAATCCGCAGCCGCGTGCCGATCGGCAGGCGCGTGGCGATGTCCCGATCGGGCTCGCCCACGCGCTGCAGGATGCCGTGCTCCTGGTTCGCGCTGCCGAGCAGGTAGCCGTCGAGCACGCTGCCGTCCTCGGCGCATACCAGCCCGTAGCCGAAGTCCCGCGTCTGGCGCTGGGTGCCGCGATCGCGGCTCATCGCCATCCAGCCCGCGTCGACGATCGCCCAGCCTTTTTCCTCCTGGTGGCCGATCACGGTGGTCAGCACGCTCAGCGCGATCTCGTCAGTGCCGCACACGCCGACGTTGTGCATCACCAGGTCGAACATGACATACACGCCCGCGCGCACCTCGGTCACGCCCTCGAGCCGCTCGGCCGACAGCGCGGTGGGCGTCGAGCCGATGCTGACCACCGGGCAGGGCAGGTCCGCCGCGCGCAGCCGCTCGGCCGCCAGCACCGCGCCGGCGCGTTCCTGCTCGGCGATCCGCACCAGGTCCTCGTGGCGGTGATAGTCGTAGCTCGACCCCGCATGCGCGAGCACGCCGCCGAGCTTCATGCTGCCGTCCACCAGCGCGCGGCCCACCTCGATCAGGCGCTCGTCGGCGGGCGCGAGGCCGGAGCGATGGCCGTCCACGTCGATCTCCACCCACACCTCGAAACTCGCGCCCTGCTCGCGGCCGAAGGCGGCGATCGCCTTGGCCGAAACCAGGCTGTCGGCCACCAGCTTCAGGTCGCAGCCGCGCCGGATCAGCGCCAGCGCCTGGGGCAGCTTGCCGGGCACCATGCCGACCGCGTAGACGATGTCGTCGATGCCCTGCGCGAAGAACTGCTCGGCTTCCTTGAGCGTCGAGACCGTGATGCCGTGCGCGCCGGCCGCGAGCTGGGCGCGCACCACCGGCTCGCACTTGGTGGTCTTCACGTGCGGGCGGAAGCGCACGCCGAGCGCGTCCAGGCGCTGTTGCATGCGCTCGATGTTGCGCTGCATGCGCGGCACGTCGATCAGGGCCGACGGGGTGGGGAGCGTGTCGATTCGCATCATGGGATCCTTCGGGGAGCGCGGCGCGGGCAAGGCCCGGCCGCGTCGGGTTTCGGTTCGAGCATGATAGGGGCGCTGCGCCCCGCCGGGATTAAGCGCGGCGAAACCGGGCATTCAGCGCGCCTGAATGCCGGCGTGCCGCCTTCTGTCTTAAGCTGCGGGTTCGATGCGCGGTTCGCGTGCCTTCATCGAGTTTGACAAAAAGTATCGATTTGGACAAAATATCTCGAATCCGGTCCAGCCGACCGAGCTCGATTTCCATCGATCCGTCCCAGTGAGTCCCTCATGAGCCAGCCGAACCTCCCGACCTATGCCGATGTCGCCGCCGCCGCCGAACGCATCGCGGGTCACGCCCACCGCACGCCCGTGCTGACCTCGCGCACCGTTGACGAGGAACTGGGCGCGCAGGTCTTCTTCAAGTGCGAGAACCTCCAGCGCATGGGCGCCTTCAAGTTCCGCGGCGCCTTCAACGCGCTGTCGCGCTTCAGCGAGGCGCAGCGCAAGCACGGCGTGGTGACCTTCTCCTCGGGCAACCATGCGCAGGCCATCGCGCTGTCGGCCAGGCTGCTCGGCATGCCGGCCACCATCGTGATGCCGCACGACGCGCCGGCCGCCAAGGTGGCCGCCACGCGCGGCTACGGCGGCCGCGTGGTGATCTACGACCGCTACCGGGACGACCGCGAGCAGATCGGCCGCGCGCTCGCCGAGAAGGAAGGCCTCACGCTGATCCCGCCTTACGACCACGCCGACGTGATCGCCGGGCAGGGCACGGCGGCCGCCGAGCTGTTCCAGGAAGTGGGCGCGCTCGACGCCGTGTTCGCGCCGCTCGGCGGCGGCGGGCTGCTGTCGGGCACCGCGCTGGCCACCCGCGAGCTGTCGCCGGGCGCCGAGCTCTACGGCGTCGAGCCCGCGGCCGGCAACGACGGCCAGCAATCCTTCGCCGCGGGCTCGATCGTCCATATCGATACGCCCAAGACCATCGCCGACGGCGCGCAGACGCAGCATCTCGGCAAGCTGACCTTCCCGATCATCCGCCGCGACGTGAACGCGATCCTGACCGCCAGCGATGCCGAGCTGGTCGAGTGCATGCGTTTCTTCGCCTCGCGCATGAAGATGCTGGTCGAGCCGACCGGCTGCCTGTCCTTCGCGGCGGTGCGCCAGCGCAAGGCGGAGCTCGAGGGCAAGCGCGTGGGCGTCATCGTCAGCGGCGGCAATGTCGACCTGGAGAAGTTCTGCGCGCTGATCGGCGCGGCGGGCTGAGAATTCGGCGGGCCGCGCCGGGCCCGCCGAGCCATCGAAGCCTTCCAGGCAAGCGGGAGGTCGTTGCGAGTGCAACGACCTCCCGTTTTTCATTGCGCCGCGGTGCCGGCCGAGCGCCGCCACGGCGGCGGATCGAGCGCGCGCCTGGCGGCCTCGAGGAACAGGCGCTGGCGGATCGTCAACTGCCGGCGATCCGGCACCAGCGCCATCACCGGCGCCGGCGCGAGCCGCCAGCCCGGCAGCACGCGCACCAGCCGCCCGGCCGCGATCAGCGGCGCCGCATCCCATTCCGAACGCTCGATGATGCCCAGGCCCGCCGCGGCCCAGTCGCTGATCACGGTGCCGTCGTTGGAGCCGAGCAGGCCGCTCACGCGCACCGTCACCGGCTTGGCCGGCGGCGCGCCGCGGCGGGACGGCACGTCGGGCGTGAAGCGCCAGCGCAGTTGCTCCTCGTCGTTCTCGCGCAGGCACAGGCAGGGATAGCGCGTCAGCTCGGAGGGATGCGAGAGCACCAGGCGCCGCGCCAGCTCGGGGCTCGCGCACAGCAGCCGCTCGTTGGACGCGAGATGGTGGGCGATCCAGGACGAGGCGCGGATCTGGCCGATATGCACCACCACGTCGGCTTCCGGCGCGGCCGCGAAAGGGTTGTCGGCCAGTTGCAGCGAGATCTGCAGTCGGGGATGGTCGCGATGCAGGTCGCGCACGATCGGCGCGACGTGGGCGCGGCCGAAGCCGAACGGCGCGACGATGCGCAGCTTGCCGCCCACCTGGCCGCTGTCGCCGGCCAGGCGCGCCGGAATCGACTCGATCCGCTCCAGCAGTTCGACGGCTTCCTGCAGCAGTTGCCGGCCTTCCTCGGTCAGCGTCACGCCGCGCGCCTCGCGCAGCGCGAGGCGCAGCCCGAGCCGTTCTTCCAGCCGCTGCAGGCGCGAGGTGACGGCCGGCGGCGTGAGATCGAGCAGGCGCGCGGCGGCGGCCAGCGAACGCGCGGCGCCGAGCGCGCGGATCATGCGCATGTCGTCGAGATCGAGCAAGGGCGTTCCGGTATCGATGGGGCGGCAGAGGGCGTCGTGCCGGCCCGTTCATCCCGTCCGCTCGGGCGAGCGGATCAGGGCGTCCACCGGTACACGACGATGCTGGAGCCATTGTAATTGTCCTTGGTCAGCACGTACTGGCCCGTCGAGCTCAGGTAGGCGCGCAGGCCGAACATCGAGTCGACGTCGTTGCCGACGTCCATCGAGGCGGTATTGGTGTTGACCAGGGTGGTGACCAGGCTGCCGGTGGCGAGGTCGAACACGTCGATGTTCGGCACCGTGTGCACGTAGCCGACGAACAGGTAGCGCCCGGCCACGGCGATCGTCTTCGGGTTCGGGCTCGCCAGGTCGATCACCGGGCTCGGCGTGCGATTGCCCGCCATCCAGCCGTGATAGATCTCGATATGGCCGTTCATCGCGGTCCAGTCCCAGTAGCCGGCGAAGCCCTGCGCCAGCACCATGGTGTCGGTCGAGGGCTGATAGATCACGCGCGAGGTCGGCTGCGAGCTGGCCGGCACCGGCATCGCCACGCCCTTGCCCCAGGACGGCGCGCCGCTCGCGCTGAAGCTGGCGAACGGCCAGTGCGTGACCTGGCTGGAGCCCTGCAGGCCGGCCCAGACATCGCCGTTGTCGTCCAGGCAGAAGCCGCCCGTGACGATCGCGCTGGCGCCGAACAGCTTGCCCGGCAGCGAGCCGTCGGGGATCGCGATATAGCCGCTGGCGGCCGGGTTGAAGTGATAGAAGTTGTAGATGTCGGGGTTCTGTCCGTTGGCCACCAGGATGCGGTTGCCGCCGACACTGACCAGTTGTCCGAAATGCTGGCCGCGCTGGTAGTCGGTCATCGACAGGCGCGGATCGTTCGGGTAGGTGAAGGGATCGACCGTATTGGCGACGAAGTTGCCGCCGGTGCTGCCCGAATAGATGTTCATGCCGCTGTAGAACAGCGCGCCGTCGGTCACCGGATCGGGCGCGGCCAGCGCCTCGAAGTTCAGCGCCTGCAGCTTCCAGATCAGGTTGCCGTTGCCGTCGTAGGCCTGCAGGTCGGTCGGGCCGTTGCGGCCCAGGTCCCAGCCGCCGCCCCAGGGATTGTTGAGCACGTACAGCGTGCCGGCCGCGTCGCGGCCGATGCCCACCACGCGCGTGAAGCGCTTGTCGCCCACCTGGCCCTTGATGCCGGTGGTGGTGTCGAGGTAGCCGCCCGTCACGCCGAAGGTGCCGACCAGGGCCGGCTGGCCCGTCACCGAGTAGCGCTTGATGTTCATGTCCGGGCCCGAGTCGCCCACCATCAGCTGGCCGGTCGGCGTGTCGTAGTAGAGCGCCGAGGGCCGCGCGCTGGCGCCCATCTGGATGGTGTTGAGCAGGGCGCCGGCCGCGCTGTACTCGACGATCGTGCCGGTGTTCTTCTGCGCGATCCACAGGTTGCCGGCTGCATCGAGCGCCAGCGCGCCGGGGCTGGCGATCTGGATGTCGCGCTGCCAGACGCCGTCGGTGCTGAACACGCGCACGCGGTTGCCGAAGTAGTCGCTCGCGTACAGCGTGGTGCCGGTGGTGGCCAGGCCGGTGATCACGTCGTACTTGCTGATGTTGCTCCACACGCTGACGTTGATGGTCAGGTCGCGCAGCCCGGTGGAGCGGTTGTAGCGGCCGACGAAGCCGCTCTGGTTCTTGCCCTGCAGCGGGGTGAAGATCGAGGTGGCGTTGCCGGTGATCGCGCCGCCCTGGAACTCGGCATGCGTGCCGATCGAGCCGAGCGTCTTGCCGTTCTGGTAGACGCCCACGCCGCCGGCGTTCTCGTCCCAGAACGAGGCCGTGTAGACCACGCCTTCCGGCGCGATCCACAGCGAGCGCGCGCCGTTGCCGACGTGCGAGGCGATCGTGCCGTAGGTGTTGGCGATCCAGTCGGTGGCGTATTGCGCGTGGCCGAGCGGGGCGAAGGCGGCCAGGCAGGCGGCGGCGATGGCGGCGGCGGCGCGAAGACGGGGCTTGGACATGTGAGGTCTCCTGACGAGGGACGGGCGGCGAGGGCGGGGGGCCGACAAACGTCAGACAGATATCACAGAGAAATCGGAAAAAAATTCCGCAGCTTCGAATCGGGCCGCGAGGGGCGCGGGAAAGCGGCGATTGTCACGGTTTCGTGACAGACCTGTCGCCCCGCTGACATGTTGATGTTGGGGGCGACAGGGATGATGGCGTGCCCGCGAATTCCATGGTTACCGATTCATTTCCGAGTGCGACGCCTCATTGCCAGGCGGCCCAGATCAGATAGCCGTTCAGCGCGAGGATCAGCAGCGTCGCGCTGGCCGCCACCGCGAGCAACGCGCGGCTTGGCGCGAACGCGCCCATCAGCTCGCGCCGCGCCGAGAGCACCAGCAGCGCGATCATCGGCATCGGCAGCACGAAGCTCAGCACCACCTGGCTCAGCACCATCGCATGCGTGACGTCGCAGCCGGCCGCCACCACCGCGAAGGCGGGCACGATGGTGATCGCGCGGCGCAGCCAGATCGACAGGCGGCGATGGATGAAGCCCTGCATCACGATCTGCCCGGCCATGGTGCCGACCACCGAGCTGGAGATGCCCGAGCTCAGCAGCGCGACCAGGAACAGCGCGCCGGCGGCCGGCCCGAGCACGGGGATCAGGGCGTGATAGGCCTGGCCGATGTCGCTCATGTCGGGCGCGCCGTGATGGAAGGCCGAGGCGGCGGTCAGCACCATCGCCAGGTTCACGCCGCCGGCCAGGCCGAGCGCGACCACCACCTCGCGGTTCGAGAAGCGCAGCAGGCGGCGGCGCTCCGTGTCGTTGCGCGGCGCGGTGCGCTGCTGGGTGAGCCCCGAATGCAGGTAGAGCGTGTGCGGCATGATGGTGGCGCCGATGATGCCGACCGCCAGCGTCAGCGCGGTGCGATCGCTCAGTTGCGGCACCACCAGGTGCCACGCCACCGAGCCCCAGTGTTGCGGCGCGATCAGCAGCTCGCCCAGGTAGCTCGCGCCGATCAGGCCGACCAGGGCCGCGATGGCCGCCTCGAGCGGGCGGAAGCCGCGTTTCTCGAGTAGCAGGATCGCGCAGGTGGCCAGCGCGGTGGCCACCATGCCCGCCATCAGCGGCAGGTGGCAGAGCAGCGCGAAGGCCAGCGCGCCGCCGAGGAACTCGGCCAGATCGGTGGCCATCGCGGCGATCTCGGAGGCGATCCACATGGCCCACACCAGCGGCGCCGGGAAGTGGTCGCGGCACAGCTCGGCCAG
It contains:
- a CDS encoding LysR substrate-binding domain-containing protein, producing MLDLDDMRMIRALGAARSLAAAARLLDLTPPAVTSRLQRLEERLGLRLALREARGVTLTEEGRQLLQEAVELLERIESIPARLAGDSGQVGGKLRIVAPFGFGRAHVAPIVRDLHRDHPRLQISLQLADNPFAAAPEADVVVHIGQIRASSWIAHHLASNERLLCASPELARRLVLSHPSELTRYPCLCLRENDEEQLRWRFTPDVPSRRGAPPAKPVTVRVSGLLGSNDGTVISDWAAAGLGIIERSEWDAAPLIAAGRLVRVLPGWRLAPAPVMALVPDRRQLTIRQRLFLEAARRALDPPPWRRSAGTAAQ
- a CDS encoding SMP-30/gluconolaconase/LRE-like region family protein, which encodes MSKPRLRAAAAIAAACLAAFAPLGHAQYATDWIANTYGTIASHVGNGARSLWIAPEGVVYTASFWDENAGGVGVYQNGKTLGSIGTHAEFQGGAITGNATSIFTPLQGKNQSGFVGRYNRSTGLRDLTINVSVWSNISKYDVITGLATTGTTLYASDYFGNRVRVFSTDGVWQRDIQIASPGALALDAAGNLWIAQKNTGTIVEYSAAGALLNTIQMGASARPSALYYDTPTGQLMVGDSGPDMNIKRYSVTGQPALVGTFGVTGGYLDTTTGIKGQVGDKRFTRVVGIGRDAAGTLYVLNNPWGGGWDLGRNGPTDLQAYDGNGNLIWKLQALNFEALAAPDPVTDGALFYSGMNIYSGSTGGNFVANTVDPFTYPNDPRLSMTDYQRGQHFGQLVSVGGNRILVANGQNPDIYNFYHFNPAASGYIAIPDGSLPGKLFGASAIVTGGFCLDDNGDVWAGLQGSSQVTHWPFASFSASGAPSWGKGVAMPVPASSQPTSRVIYQPSTDTMVLAQGFAGYWDWTAMNGHIEIYHGWMAGNRTPSPVIDLASPNPKTIAVAGRYLFVGYVHTVPNIDVFDLATGSLVTTLVNTNTASMDVGNDVDSMFGLRAYLSSTGQYVLTKDNYNGSSIVVYRWTP
- a CDS encoding ornithine cyclodeaminase family protein, with the translated sequence MRNQAELLLLDKNVVERLLTPDDVLAAVETAFDLHRRGAGRVFPVIREPLAGGGVFGIKAGDVPDEALLGFKAAGFWPANRGLGGEPHQATVMLVDPATGRPRCVIDGNAITTMRTGAAGALGLRALARPDSRRLCVFGTGVQAGVQLDFALRLLPSIDSVVYLTATREPDPAFEARFGARCAISAARDADAAVAGSDIVITATPGGGALFGLEAVGPGTHLNAVGADTKGKRELPAGLLDRARLVVDDRAQARQIGEAQWAPERECAELGELLAAPGAFPRGADEITVFDMTGLALQDLTVARMLLERAEQARLGTRVAWPW
- a CDS encoding DSD1 family PLP-dependent enzyme codes for the protein MRIDTLPTPSALIDVPRMQRNIERMQQRLDALGVRFRPHVKTTKCEPVVRAQLAAGAHGITVSTLKEAEQFFAQGIDDIVYAVGMVPGKLPQALALIRRGCDLKLVADSLVSAKAIAAFGREQGASFEVWVEIDVDGHRSGLAPADERLIEVGRALVDGSMKLGGVLAHAGSSYDYHRHEDLVRIAEQERAGAVLAAERLRAADLPCPVVSIGSTPTALSAERLEGVTEVRAGVYVMFDLVMHNVGVCGTDEIALSVLTTVIGHQEEKGWAIVDAGWMAMSRDRGTQRQTRDFGYGLVCAEDGSVLDGYLLGSANQEHGILQRVGEPDRDIATRLPIGTRLRILPNHACATGAQHPEYQAIAADGSVQTWPRFYGW
- a CDS encoding porin — encoded protein: MLKKMTAAAAIAAFASLAHAQSSVTLYGLIDTGISYVNHSAVGTTGSAKRFKYDDGVAQGTRWGLRGSEDLGSGLKAIFLLENGFNTGTGAINQGGAMFGRQAYVGLSKNGIGSLTFGRQYTFSTDVLGNQYSAGTNTVAGNYAYHINDFDQLVNSRINNAVKFSSANFSGVTFGALYGFSNQAGAFSGSAPVNGSTGSSRAYSFGLNYAAGAFSIGAAYTDISYPSAEVPAFPTSIANVAAGGTGGGKDLRTFGVGTRYQLANAALFALYTNTRIEALNGATTALDAVDVGGRYNFTPALAGGLAYTYTRMHDAFGGHWNQVDASLDYALSKRTDVYLLAIYQKASGRNGAQDVQAQIGSSTAFFGPSGNGTSNQVAARVGIRHKF
- a CDS encoding Nramp family divalent metal transporter, coding for MSSIPSKLAAGLALPGLSTERTEQAARAVLEGRRRGLVALLPFVGPAVVASIGYMDPGNFATNIQAGAAYGYQLLWVVLAANLVAMLFQAMSAKLGIVTGRNLAELCRDHFPAPLVWAMWIASEIAAMATDLAEFLGGALAFALLCHLPLMAGMVATALATCAILLLEKRGFRPLEAAIAALVGLIGASYLGELLIAPQHWGSVAWHLVVPQLSDRTALTLAVGIIGATIMPHTLYLHSGLTQQRTAPRNDTERRRLLRFSNREVVVALGLAGGVNLAMVLTAASAFHHGAPDMSDIGQAYHALIPVLGPAAGALFLVALLSSGISSSVVGTMAGQIVMQGFIHRRLSIWLRRAITIVPAFAVVAAGCDVTHAMVLSQVVLSFVLPMPMIALLVLSARRELMGAFAPSRALLAVAASATLLILALNGYLIWAAWQ
- a CDS encoding threo-3-hydroxy-L-aspartate ammonia-lyase — protein: MSQPNLPTYADVAAAAERIAGHAHRTPVLTSRTVDEELGAQVFFKCENLQRMGAFKFRGAFNALSRFSEAQRKHGVVTFSSGNHAQAIALSARLLGMPATIVMPHDAPAAKVAATRGYGGRVVIYDRYRDDREQIGRALAEKEGLTLIPPYDHADVIAGQGTAAAELFQEVGALDAVFAPLGGGGLLSGTALATRELSPGAELYGVEPAAGNDGQQSFAAGSIVHIDTPKTIADGAQTQHLGKLTFPIIRRDVNAILTASDAELVECMRFFASRMKMLVEPTGCLSFAAVRQRKAELEGKRVGVIVSGGNVDLEKFCALIGAAG
- a CDS encoding dicarboxylate/amino acid:cation symporter — its product is MNPQRKLTRWILLAMALGVAVGYACHLAAGSAAEANAIAANFAIVTDIFLRLIKMIIAPLVFATLVSGIASMDNTGTIGRIGLRAIGWFACASLVSLALGLAFVNLAQPGAHLDIALPAASQSTHLKTDALNLKDFLTHLFPRSITEAMANNEIMQILVFSAFFGIALGKLRGEPGRFLKGAIDGLVEVMLLATHAVMGFAPLGIFAAIAGVVTVQGLAVILTYGKLIGWFYVALAALWLALYAIGRACLGPRMRELAVSIREPVMIAFSTASSEAAYPKLIEVLQRFGIRKRLVGFVLPLGYSFNLDGSMVYQSFAAIFVAQAFNVPMSLGQQVSMLLILMISSKGMAAVPRGSLVVVAAILPMFHLPEAGLLLVMGIDQFFDMGRTATNVLGNSIATAVLAKWEGELGPRVEPGQGQAEAKAANPPELAQADVVAPVEAQPR
- a CDS encoding RidA family protein; translated protein: MSELDTALPILTANCARIAPPAGHYSHVCVAAGLVHVSGQLPVSAAGEPLAARPFEEQVRQVLANLDGCLAQAGVTRAALVQVRVYVTDIAMWPVFNRLYAEWIGAHRPARAVAGVSELHYGAAVEVEAVALARPA